The Mycobacterium seoulense genomic interval TCGGGGAAGTCGGAAGTCACAGTCGCATTATTCGAGGATCTCCGACAGGTCCAGCCAGCGACTCTCGGTCGAGGCGACCTCGTCTTCCAGCGCGCGCAGCTCCTGGGTGAGCCGCGCGATGCCGATGTGGTCCGATTGGTCGTGCTCGGCCAGTTCGTGGTGTTTGGCCGCGATCCGGTCGGCCAGGCGCGCAAGCTGGCGGTCCATGCCGGCCAGCTCCTTCTCCGCGGCCCGGCGCTCGGCGCCCGACAGCGCCGGCTCCGGGGCGGGGGCGGGCGCGGGGGCCGGTGGGGCGGCCCGGCGGGCGGCCAGCCGCAGGTACTCGTCGATGCCGCCGGGCAGGTGCCGCAACCGGCCGTCGAGGATCGCGTACTGCTGGTCGGTGATCCGCTCGAGCAGGTACCGGTCGTGCGAGACGACGATCAGCGTGCCCGCCCACGAGTCGAGCAGATCCTCCATGGCGGTCAGCATGTCGGTGTCGACGTCGTTGGTCGGTTCGTCGAGGAGCAACACGTTGGGCTCGGACAGCAGGGTGAGCATCAGCTGCAGCCGCCGCCGCTGCCCGCCGGAGAGTTCGCCGATCCGGGCGGACAGCTGGCCGCGACCGAAGCCGAGCCGCTCCAGCAGCTGGGCCGGCGTCACCTCGCGGCCTTCGACTTCGTAGCCGACGCGCAGCCGGCCCAGCACGTCGGCGATCCGGTCGTCGATCAGCTCGGCCAGGGCGTCGCCCTGCTGGTCGAGCACGGCGAGCCGAACCGTCTTGCCGCGCTTGACCCGTCCGGTGTCCGGCGTGACGGTGCCGGCGATCAGCCCCAGCAGCGTCGACTTGCCGGCGCCGTTGGCGCCGACGATGCCGGTGCGTTCGCCCGGGGCGATCCGCCACTCGACGTCGCGCAGCACCGGGCGGCCGTCAAACGCCACCGACACGTCGAGCAGGTCGACGACGTCCTTGCCCAGCCGCGCCGTCGCCAGCTTGGCCAGCTCGACGGTGTCGCGCAGCGGCGGCACGTCGGCGATCAGCTGGTTGGCCGCCTCGATGCGGAACTTGGGCTTCGAGGTGCGCGCGGGCGCGCCGCGCCGCAGCCACGCCAGCTCCTTGCGCATCAGGTTCTGCCGCTTGGCCTCGGTGGCGGCGGCCATCCGGTCCCGCTCGACGCGCTGCAGCACGTAGGCCGCGTAGCCGCCCTCGAACGGCTCCACGATCCCGTCGTGCACCTCCCACGTCGTGGTGGCGACCTCGTCGAGGAACCAGCGGTCGTGCGTCACCAGCAGCAGGCCGCCGGTGTTGCGCGCCCAGCGCTGTTTGAGGTGCTCGGCCAGCCAGGTGATGCCCTCGATGTCCAGGTGGTTGGTGGGCTCGTCGAGCGCGATGACGTCCCACTCGCCGACCAGCAACTCCGCGAGCTGGACCCGCCGGCGCTGACCGCCGCTGAGCGTGGCGATCGCTGCGTCCCAACCGATGTCGGACACCAGGCCGGCGACCACGTCGCGGACGCGCGCGTCACCGGCCCATTGGTGTTCGGCCGCCTCGCCCACCAGCGTCCAGCCCACCGTGCGGTCCGGGTCCAGGGTGTCCGCCTGGCTCAGCGCGCCGACCCGCAGGCCGCTGCGCCGGGTTACCCGGCCGGAGTCGGGCGCCAGGTGACCGGTCAGCAGGCGCAGCAGGCTGGACTTGCCGTCACCGTTGCGGCCGACGATGCCGATGCGCGCGCCGTCGTTCACGCCGAGGGTGACCGAGTCGAAAACCAGTTGGGTCGGGTATTCGAGTCGGACGGCCTCGGCCCCCAATAGGTGCGCCACCGGCCCGACCCTACTGGCGCTATTCGAGGGTCAGCAGCGCCCGGTCCACCTGGCTTTGCGTCTCGGCCGACGCCTTGCTGGTCAGGGCGTCCAGGAAGCGGCCGGCGAGGTCGCGCAGTTTGAGGTTGGTTTCCTGGGAGCGCCACACCAGGATGTCGAACGCCCGCTCGGCGGAGATGCCGTAGGCGGCCATCAGCACGCCCTTCGCCTGCTCGATTCGGGCGCGGGCGTCGGCCACCGCCGACAGCACGTTGTTGATGTCGGTCTGCAGCGAGTCGGTGACGTCGACGTAGAAACCGGACGTCCCGATCAAAGTGCCGCTGTCGTCGACCATCCGGTCGCCCGCGACGACGACGCAGCGGGTGCGCCCGCCGGTGTCGATGATGCGGTGGCGGCTGCTGAACGGCTTGCCCTGCATCACGCGATCCAGGACGGCCGCCACGCGCTCGCGGTCGTCGGGATGCTTGTGCTTGAGCAGCAATTCCGTGGTGGGCTCCACCTGGCCCGGCCGATACCCGTGCATGCGGGCGACCGCCGCCGACCACTCCCAACGGTGGCCGTCCAGATAGAACCGGAACCGGCCGACGCTCTGCGGCTCGCCGAGGCCCAGGACCACGTCGACCGCGCTGAGGTCTCGTTCTTCGACGGCGTCGGACATGAACGCCTCACACGCCGAGTCCGCCGAACCGTCGCGGGCGGGCTCGCCGTCGCGGCCCTGCACGGCCTCGTCTTCGAAGTTCACGGTCATCGCGCGTTGCCCTTCAGATCCGTAACTATGTCCCCTGCATATCAATGCCCACTTTTGCGCGGGTCCATGCATCAGGCCTTCCGGTAGGGCTCGGCGTCGGCGCGTCTGAATTCCAGGCCCAGACCGGGCCGATCCTGGTCCGGCCGCAGCGCGCCGCCGTCGGGCGCGAGCGCGCCGTCGAACAGCAGGTGTTCGATGCGGTGATGATCGTGGAAGTACTCCAGGTGCCGCAGATTGGGGATCACGCTCGCCACCTGGGCGTGCAGGTTGGGGGCGCAGTGCCCGGACACGTCGACGTTGTGGGCGGCGGCCACGGCGGCGGCCCGCAGCCAGTCCGTGATGCCGCCGCAGCGGGTGACGTCGATCTGCAGGCAGTCGACCGCCCCGGCGGCGAGCATCCGGTGGAAGTAGGCCAGGTCGTAGCCGTACTCGCCGGCGGTGACGTCCGGGCTCACCTGGTCGCGGACCTCCCGCAACCCGGCCAGGTCGTCGGAGGGGACGGGTTCCTCGAACCACGTGACGTCGTGGTCGGCCATCGCCTGGGCCACCCGGATCGCCTGCTTGCGGCGGTAGCCACCGTTGGCGTCGACATACAGTTCGACGTCCGGCCCGATCACCCTGCGGGACAGCGCGATTCGGTCGAGGTCGCGGCGCTCGTCGGAGCCCCACGACTCGCCGATCTTGATCTTGACCCGGGGGATCTTCCAGTCGCCGACCCAGCGTTCGAGTTGAGCCCGGGTCGTGCGCTCGTCGTACGTGGTGAACCCGCCGCTGCCGTAGATCGGTACCGCGTCGTGCGCCATGCCGAGCAGCCGGCAGACGGGCAGGTCCAGCAGCTTGCCCTTGAGGTCCCACAGCGCGGTGTCGACCGCCGAGACCGCGCACGACACCAATCCGGGCCGGCCGTTGTTACGCATCGCCCGGACCATCGCCTGCCACCGCCCGGTGATGTCGAGGGCGCTGTGCCCGGTGAGCGTGCCGGCGAGCGGCCCGGTGATCAGCTCGCCGCACGCGCCGCCGGCGTAGGTGTAGCCGATCCCGCGCCGCCCGCCCGCGGTCACCTCGGCCAGCACCAGGGTGGTCGACGACCAGGACAACGTTCCGTCGGCTTCCGGTGCGTCGGTGGGGATTTCGAAGACCTGCGCGGTGACCTCGTCGATGGGTGCGTCGACGTTCATCGGGCCCACCGGCGCGCCGCGAGCCACGCGCCGAGTCCCGCCGCGCCCAGCGCGCCCGTGCCGCTGGCGACGGGATGGTGGGACGCCCACAGTTGCGGGCTCAGCGTGTGGGAGTTGCCGTCGAACCCGCCGTGCGCGCCGTGGTCGCTGCCCGGTTCCTGGTCGAGCGGCCGCCACAGGTTGTGGGGCCGCGCGGGGCTGACGTGCTCGTCGGTCTGTTGCGAGTCGTATCCGGTGCGGCCCAGGTAGCGGTCCAGCAGCGGCGCGACGAACTTCTGCGCCAGCAGCGTCGCCGCGGTGCTGTCGCCGACCCAATATTGTTTGCGCTCCGGATGATCGGCGGCATACAGGACGCCGCGGGCGGCGACCTCGGGCTGGTAGATCGGCGGCACCGGTTGCGGATGGCGCGGCAGCCGCGAGAGCACCCAGGAGAACTGCGGGGTGTTGACGGCGGGCATCTGGGCCACGGTGATGCGGACCTTCGAGTGCTCGTGCAGCAGCTCGCAGCGCACCGATTCGGTGAACCCGTTGATGGCGTGCTTGGCGCCGCAGTAGGCCGACTGCAGCGGGATGGACCGCTGGCTGAGCGCGGAGCCGACCTGCACGACGGTGCCGCGGTCGCGCGGCCGCATCTTGGCCAGCGCCGCCATGGTGCCGTGCACGTAGCCGAGGTAGGACACCTCGGTCACGCGTTTGAACTCCTCGGCGCTGATCTCGCTGAACGGTGCGAACACGGAGGTGAACGCGACGTTGACCCAGACGTCGATGGGGCCGAACGCCGCCTCGGTCTCGTCGGCGGCGGCGACGACGGCCGCGTGGTCGGCCACGTCGACGGGGATGGTCAGCGCCTTGCCGCCGCCGGATTCGACGTCGCGGGCCGCGCCGTCCAGCCCGGCGGCGCCGCGGGCGAGCAGGGCGACGTTCGCCCCGCGCCGGCCGAACAGCTGGGCGGTGGCCCGGCCGATGCCGGCGCTGGCTCCGGTGATCACCACTGTCTGCGTCATCGCGCGATCTCCTTTCCGTTCAACAGGTCATGGTGGACGGCGTCGTCGGCGAGCGTGGCCGTGCATTCCAGCATCAGCGCGTGCGCGAAGGCCTGCGGGAGGTTGCCGCGCAGCTGACGCTGCCTGACGTCGTATTCCTCGCAGAACAACCCGGGTGGCCCGCAGGCGGCGCGGTTGCGTTCGAACCAGCGCATCGCGCAATGCGCGTGTCCCAGTTGATGTTCGGCGAGCGCCATCATGAACCCGCAGAGCAAAAACGCCCCCTCGGCGTCGCCGAGGTCACGCTCGTCGTGCCGGAAGCGGTAGACGAATCCGTCGTGGCTGAGCTGCCTGCGGACGGTGTCCAGCGTGGCCCGGGTGCGCGGGTCGTCGGCGGGCACCGCGCCGCGCACGGGTGGCAGCAGCAGCGACGCGTCCACCCCGGGCAGCCGCGGGCTGCGTTGCCAGTAGCCGCCCTGCGGGTGCAGGCTGCCGGCGGCCGTGTCGGCCAGGATCCGGTCGGCTAGCGACGCGCAGGCGGCCACCTCGGCGCCGCCGCCCGCCACTTTCGCGATCGCGCGCAGGCCGGCGACGCACGCCAGGCGCGACTGCGTCCAGTGCTCGTCCTCGATCTCCCAGATCCCGGCATCCGGGTCGCGCCAGCGCTTTTCGATCGCGCCGATCGCCGTCTGCGCGGCCCGCCAGCCCTCGGCGTCGAGGCGGCCGGCGTTGCCCGCCCAGGCCAGCAGCTGCAGCGCCTCGCCGAACACGTCGAGCTGGAACTGCTGGTTGACCCAGTTGCCCACCTTGTCGGTGCCCCCGGGATAGCCGGGCAGGTCGAGGGTTTCCTCGCTGGGCACGCTGTCGCCCGTGACGGTGTAGGCCGGCTTGAGGTCGGGCCCGTGTTCGAGCAGCCGGGCGCCGACGAATTCGACCGCGCGGTCGAGCAGTTCCGTCGCCCCGACGGTCGCGGCGGCGATGCCGGCATAGACCTGATCCCGGATCCATGCGTAGCGGTAGTCGTAGTTCTGGTTGGCGTGCGCGCGCTCGGGCAGGCTCATCGTGGCGGCGGCCACCATGCCGCCGCCGCTGCTGGTCAGCCCGCGCAGCACCGCGTAGGAGTGGCGACCGTCGCGGGGCGCGATGGTGCAGTTCAGCTCGGGCACGCTGCGATGCCAGGCGGCCTCCGTTGCGTCCCAGGCGATGTCGGGATCGGGCGGCTGGTCGGGAAGCGCGCGCTCGGAGAGCTCCAGCACGAAGTCGTGCTGACCGCCCTCGTCGACGGTGATCTCACACATGAGCAGTTCACCGCGCCCGTCGGCCGCTTTGACGGCGCGCGCGTCGCAGGCACCCAGCCAGCGCCAGTGCAGCCGCCCCGACGTGCCGCGCCACACCCCGTCGTCGGCGCTCAGGTCGCCGGGGCCGTGCCGACCGAACGCCGCGCCCGGCTGCAGCAGCACCCGCACCCGAGCGCTCCCGCGGCGACCCATGAGACGGCGCAGCAGCACCGCGCGGTCGGGATCGCCGGGGAAGGCGAGCGCCTCACGGCATTCCACGATGCCGTCGCGGGTGATCCAGCGATTGCGCCAGATCAGGGTGCCCGGCTCGTAGTAGCCGCCCCACACGTGTCGCACGTCGGTCGGCGTGATCGCGTATATCCCGCCGCCCCCAATGAGATTGGAGAAGACCCCGTCGGAATCCCACCGCGGCGCGCACATCCAGGCGACGTCGCCCTGCGGGCCGATCAGGGCGCCCCGCTCGCCGTCGGCGAGCAGCGCGTACTCGCGCAGCACCCGCGGCGAGAACGTCGCCTCGATGTCGATCGTGCGGTCAGCCACGGGCCCCCGCCTTTACCCGCCGGCCGGCCGGGGCGTCGCGGCGGATCTTCCCGGTCGCCATCCGCTCGGCCAGCCGCGAGGCCAGCGCCATGATCGTCAGTGCCGGGTTCGCCGAGCCCTGCGTCGGGCACACCGAGCCGTCGGCGAGGAACAGGTTCGGCACGCCCCACACCCGGTGGTCTGAGTCGACGACGGAGTTGTCCGGCCGGGTGCCCATCCGGGCGCCCCCGATGAGGTGGGCGAAACGCTCGATGGTCAGCACGTCCTGGGCGCCGGAGGCGTGCAGGATGTCGCCGATCACCTTGGTGGAGTAGGCCATGTTGGCCTTGTCGTTGTCGCACAGCGTGTAGTCGAACCGGGCGACGGGGATGCCGTACGGGTCGGTTTCCCGGGCCAGGGTGACCCGGTTGTCCGGCAGCGGCAACAGCTCGTTGAGCACGCCGATGGTCGCCCAGTGGTTGTAGTCGCGCATGTACTCGCGTAACGCGCGGCCCCAATGCCCGTCGGCCAGCACGTGTTCGGCCCACCCGATGGGCAGCGGCGACACGGTCTGGATGGAGAAGCCGCGGGCGAACCCGCGCGACGGGTCGGTCTCGTAGAACTGCTCCGAGGACACCTCCGGGGGAGGGGCCTTGTACATCCGGACCTCGTCGGCCCACCGGCCCGCGGACTGCGTGGCGCCCTGCACCATCACGTAGCGGCCGACCTGGTCTTCGTTGTTGCCCAAGCCGTTCGGGAAGCGTTCGCTCGCCGAGTTCAGCAGCAGGCGCGGCGTTTCGATGGAATACCCGGCGATGGCGACGACCTTGGCCCGCTGCAGCCGTTCGGTGCCGCCGGCCTCGTCGTAGTAGACCACGCCGCGTGCGGCCCCGTTCTCGTCGAGCTCGACGCGGGCCGCCATGCAGTTGGCCCGGATCTCCACGGCGTGCGCCAGCGCGTCGGGCAGGTGCGTGACGTAGGGGCTGGCCTTGGCGTTGACCTTGCAGCCCTGCAGGCAGTAACCGCGGTAGATGCAGTGCGGGCGGTTGCCGAAGGTGCCGTTGACGATGCCGACGGGCCCGACCCGCATCTCGATGCCGAGCCGCATCGCGCCCCGCCACAGCTTGGCGGCCGCACCCGAAATCGGGTGCGGTGAAAAGGAATACCGATGCGGGTAGCCCCAGGGCCAGTTCTGCCCGGCCACCGGCAGCTCGAGCTCGATCCGCTCGTAGTGGGGGCGGATGTCCTCGTAGCGGATCGGCCAGTCCGCGCCGACCCCGTCGAGGGTGTGGGTGTGAAAATCGCTGGGATGGAACCGCGGGGTGTAGCCGGCGTAGTGGACCATCGAGCCGCCCACCCCGCGCCCGGAGTTGTTCTTGCCCAACTCAATTGGATCCTCGCCGCCGATGATGCGCTTTTGCGTCCAGTACAGGGCGTGCGAACCCGCCTCGTCGGACACCCAGTCCTCGTCCGGGTGCCAGAACGGGCCCGCCTCGAGGATTACCACCCGCCAGCCGGCCCGCGCGAGGCGCTGGGCGAGCACCGATCCGCCGGCACCCGCGCCGACGACCACCAGGTCGACCTCGTCGTCGTCGCGGTAGCGTTGCATCGTTTTTTCGCCGGGCAGGTCGCGCGAGTGCACGTCGAGCAGGAACCGCGATTCGTTGTCCCTGGGCCCGACCGCTCCCTTGAGCAGTCCGCGGGGTCGGTCGCCCATCACAGCTCACCGCGCTGCACCACGCGGACCGGGTCCTCGTCCGTCGCGCCCCTCGTCTCGAACGGTTCGCGCGCCGCGGCGTCCCCGGTCGCACCGCCCAGGCGCATGAACCCGCGCGGGTAGGCCGGGCCGCCGAAACCGATCTCGTTCCACGCCCACGGATGGGAGTAGAACCCGGACAACACCATTCGCATGCACACCGACCACGCGCGTTTGACGTTCAGGCGCTCCCAGGTTCCGCCCTCCAAGCGGCCGTCGGAGAACCGGTCGATGATCGCCTCGCGCGTGTCGGGCTCGGCGGCGGCGAACGAGTCCTTGCCGTAGCGGCTCGACGCGGTCTCGTCGAGCGCGCGCAGCACCAGCCGCCAGGTGTCGCGGTCGTCGGGCATGTCGGCGTACTGGTAGCCGTCGAGCCGGCCGTCGGCGAGCTTGGAGTCGACGGACTCGGCCACCGGCACGCGCGGCTCGGTGTCCTGGGCCAGCACCGTGTCGCAGAACGCGCGCAGACACGGCTCCTCTTCCGCTGTGAAGAACCGCAGCGGGCCGGGCGGCTCCAGCCGCGCCAACACCACTTTCTTGGTGGCCCGGTCCCAGGTGTCGGTCGTCTCGAGCACGTCGAAATCCGGGTACCGGCCGATCATTTGGGGGGTGACTCCCCGGCGTTGTCGGGGGAGCCAGGACGGGTGCGGCGGCTTGCGATCGGGTCGCAGGTTCGGCAGGTGGTCGGGGCGTGTGGTGTCGGCCATCGCGCTCAGCCCCGGAACCGCTCGCGCCGCAGGATGGAGGCCAGCAGCCCCATCCCGCCGACCATGCACATCAGCCCGGGCGCCGCGATCGGTGGGCCCATGGGCACGTTGTAGGACGCGTTCTTCCATCCGCCCGGCTTGCGTGCCACCCCGCGCGCGTGCAGGTACTCGCCCATGAGGCCGTTGGCCGTGTAGACGCCCGCCGTGATCGGCAGCCACAGCTTGGCCCAGCGTCGCGAGAACACCCCGCCGATTCCCGCGACGACCACGGGCGGGGTGACCACGATCGGGCTCCACATCCATTTGTTGCCGAAACTGGCTTTGTAGTGCTCGAAATAGATTTCGGCCGTGGTGACCAGGGCCGCCATGGCCGTCAGCCCGGACAGCGAGCGTTCGAAGCGCCCGTGCGCG includes:
- a CDS encoding GMC family oxidoreductase; this encodes MGDRPRGLLKGAVGPRDNESRFLLDVHSRDLPGEKTMQRYRDDDEVDLVVVGAGAGGSVLAQRLARAGWRVVILEAGPFWHPDEDWVSDEAGSHALYWTQKRIIGGEDPIELGKNNSGRGVGGSMVHYAGYTPRFHPSDFHTHTLDGVGADWPIRYEDIRPHYERIELELPVAGQNWPWGYPHRYSFSPHPISGAAAKLWRGAMRLGIEMRVGPVGIVNGTFGNRPHCIYRGYCLQGCKVNAKASPYVTHLPDALAHAVEIRANCMAARVELDENGAARGVVYYDEAGGTERLQRAKVVAIAGYSIETPRLLLNSASERFPNGLGNNEDQVGRYVMVQGATQSAGRWADEVRMYKAPPPEVSSEQFYETDPSRGFARGFSIQTVSPLPIGWAEHVLADGHWGRALREYMRDYNHWATIGVLNELLPLPDNRVTLARETDPYGIPVARFDYTLCDNDKANMAYSTKVIGDILHASGAQDVLTIERFAHLIGGARMGTRPDNSVVDSDHRVWGVPNLFLADGSVCPTQGSANPALTIMALASRLAERMATGKIRRDAPAGRRVKAGARG
- a CDS encoding SDR family oxidoreductase, producing MTQTVVITGASAGIGRATAQLFGRRGANVALLARGAAGLDGAARDVESGGGKALTIPVDVADHAAVVAAADETEAAFGPIDVWVNVAFTSVFAPFSEISAEEFKRVTEVSYLGYVHGTMAALAKMRPRDRGTVVQVGSALSQRSIPLQSAYCGAKHAINGFTESVRCELLHEHSKVRITVAQMPAVNTPQFSWVLSRLPRHPQPVPPIYQPEVAARGVLYAADHPERKQYWVGDSTAATLLAQKFVAPLLDRYLGRTGYDSQQTDEHVSPARPHNLWRPLDQEPGSDHGAHGGFDGNSHTLSPQLWASHHPVASGTGALGAAGLGAWLAARRWAR
- a CDS encoding gluconate 2-dehydrogenase subunit 3 family protein, yielding MADTTRPDHLPNLRPDRKPPHPSWLPRQRRGVTPQMIGRYPDFDVLETTDTWDRATKKVVLARLEPPGPLRFFTAEEEPCLRAFCDTVLAQDTEPRVPVAESVDSKLADGRLDGYQYADMPDDRDTWRLVLRALDETASSRYGKDSFAAAEPDTREAIIDRFSDGRLEGGTWERLNVKRAWSVCMRMVLSGFYSHPWAWNEIGFGGPAYPRGFMRLGGATGDAAAREPFETRGATDEDPVRVVQRGEL
- a CDS encoding PAS and ANTAR domain-containing protein, whose product is MTVNFEDEAVQGRDGEPARDGSADSACEAFMSDAVEERDLSAVDVVLGLGEPQSVGRFRFYLDGHRWEWSAAVARMHGYRPGQVEPTTELLLKHKHPDDRERVAAVLDRVMQGKPFSSRHRIIDTGGRTRCVVVAGDRMVDDSGTLIGTSGFYVDVTDSLQTDINNVLSAVADARARIEQAKGVLMAAYGISAERAFDILVWRSQETNLKLRDLAGRFLDALTSKASAETQSQVDRALLTLE
- a CDS encoding glycoside hydrolase family 15 protein; protein product: MADRTIDIEATFSPRVLREYALLADGERGALIGPQGDVAWMCAPRWDSDGVFSNLIGGGGIYAITPTDVRHVWGGYYEPGTLIWRNRWITRDGIVECREALAFPGDPDRAVLLRRLMGRRGSARVRVLLQPGAAFGRHGPGDLSADDGVWRGTSGRLHWRWLGACDARAVKAADGRGELLMCEITVDEGGQHDFVLELSERALPDQPPDPDIAWDATEAAWHRSVPELNCTIAPRDGRHSYAVLRGLTSSGGGMVAAATMSLPERAHANQNYDYRYAWIRDQVYAGIAAATVGATELLDRAVEFVGARLLEHGPDLKPAYTVTGDSVPSEETLDLPGYPGGTDKVGNWVNQQFQLDVFGEALQLLAWAGNAGRLDAEGWRAAQTAIGAIEKRWRDPDAGIWEIEDEHWTQSRLACVAGLRAIAKVAGGGAEVAACASLADRILADTAAGSLHPQGGYWQRSPRLPGVDASLLLPPVRGAVPADDPRTRATLDTVRRQLSHDGFVYRFRHDERDLGDAEGAFLLCGFMMALAEHQLGHAHCAMRWFERNRAACGPPGLFCEEYDVRQRQLRGNLPQAFAHALMLECTATLADDAVHHDLLNGKEIAR
- a CDS encoding ABC-F family ATP-binding cassette domain-containing protein, whose protein sequence is MAHLLGAEAVRLEYPTQLVFDSVTLGVNDGARIGIVGRNGDGKSSLLRLLTGHLAPDSGRVTRRSGLRVGALSQADTLDPDRTVGWTLVGEAAEHQWAGDARVRDVVAGLVSDIGWDAAIATLSGGQRRRVQLAELLVGEWDVIALDEPTNHLDIEGITWLAEHLKQRWARNTGGLLLVTHDRWFLDEVATTTWEVHDGIVEPFEGGYAAYVLQRVERDRMAAATEAKRQNLMRKELAWLRRGAPARTSKPKFRIEAANQLIADVPPLRDTVELAKLATARLGKDVVDLLDVSVAFDGRPVLRDVEWRIAPGERTGIVGANGAGKSTLLGLIAGTVTPDTGRVKRGKTVRLAVLDQQGDALAELIDDRIADVLGRLRVGYEVEGREVTPAQLLERLGFGRGQLSARIGELSGGQRRRLQLMLTLLSEPNVLLLDEPTNDVDTDMLTAMEDLLDSWAGTLIVVSHDRYLLERITDQQYAILDGRLRHLPGGIDEYLRLAARRAAPPAPAPAPAPEPALSGAERRAAEKELAGMDRQLARLADRIAAKHHELAEHDQSDHIGIARLTQELRALEDEVASTESRWLDLSEILE
- a CDS encoding enolase C-terminal domain-like protein → MNVDAPIDEVTAQVFEIPTDAPEADGTLSWSSTTLVLAEVTAGGRRGIGYTYAGGACGELITGPLAGTLTGHSALDITGRWQAMVRAMRNNGRPGLVSCAVSAVDTALWDLKGKLLDLPVCRLLGMAHDAVPIYGSGGFTTYDERTTRAQLERWVGDWKIPRVKIKIGESWGSDERRDLDRIALSRRVIGPDVELYVDANGGYRRKQAIRVAQAMADHDVTWFEEPVPSDDLAGLREVRDQVSPDVTAGEYGYDLAYFHRMLAAGAVDCLQIDVTRCGGITDWLRAAAVAAAHNVDVSGHCAPNLHAQVASVIPNLRHLEYFHDHHRIEHLLFDGALAPDGGALRPDQDRPGLGLEFRRADAEPYRKA